In a genomic window of Sphingomonas koreensis:
- a CDS encoding acetyl-CoA C-acetyltransferase encodes MTEVVITAAKRTPVGSFLGAFASTPAHELGRIAIEAALEQAEVKGEEVSEVILGQVLTAAQGQNPARQASMAAGVPKEVPAWGLNQVCGSGLRAVALAAQAVQTGDATIVVAGGQESMSLAAHAQSLRAGAKMGDVGLIDTMIKDGLTDVFNGYHMGITAENLAEQYQVTRGEQDEFAVRSQNLAEAARSEGRFKDEIAPVTIKGRKGDTVVDQDEYIRAGATLDSVAGLRPAFKKDGTVTAGNASGLNDGAAALVVMSREEADKRGATVLATIKSWATAGVDPSIMGIGPVPASKKALEKAGWTVADLDLIEANEAFAAQALSVGKELGFDPNKVNVNGGAIAIGHPIGASGARVLTTLLYEMQRRDAKKGLATLCIGGGMGIAMCVER; translated from the coding sequence ATGACCGAAGTCGTGATCACCGCCGCCAAGCGCACCCCCGTCGGCAGCTTCCTCGGCGCTTTCGCCAGCACGCCGGCGCACGAACTGGGCCGCATCGCCATCGAGGCTGCTCTGGAGCAGGCCGAGGTCAAGGGCGAGGAAGTCTCGGAAGTGATCCTCGGTCAGGTGCTCACCGCCGCGCAGGGCCAGAACCCGGCGCGCCAGGCGTCGATGGCCGCGGGCGTGCCCAAGGAAGTTCCGGCCTGGGGCCTCAACCAGGTGTGCGGATCGGGCCTGCGCGCGGTCGCGCTCGCGGCACAGGCGGTTCAGACCGGCGACGCCACCATCGTCGTCGCGGGCGGGCAGGAATCGATGTCGCTCGCCGCCCATGCCCAATCGCTGCGCGCCGGCGCCAAGATGGGTGACGTCGGCCTGATCGATACGATGATCAAGGATGGCCTGACCGATGTGTTCAACGGCTATCACATGGGCATCACCGCCGAGAATCTCGCCGAACAATATCAGGTGACCCGCGGCGAGCAGGACGAGTTCGCCGTCCGCTCGCAGAACCTCGCCGAGGCCGCCCGCAGCGAAGGCCGTTTCAAGGACGAGATCGCTCCGGTCACGATCAAGGGCCGCAAGGGCGACACCGTCGTCGACCAGGATGAATACATCCGCGCCGGCGCGACGCTCGATAGCGTCGCAGGCCTGCGGCCCGCCTTCAAGAAGGACGGTACCGTTACCGCGGGCAACGCCTCGGGCCTCAACGATGGCGCCGCGGCGCTGGTGGTGATGAGCCGCGAGGAGGCCGACAAGCGCGGCGCCACGGTTCTCGCCACGATCAAGAGCTGGGCGACCGCGGGGGTCGATCCCTCGATCATGGGCATCGGTCCGGTCCCGGCATCGAAAAAGGCGCTGGAAAAGGCAGGCTGGACCGTCGCCGATCTCGACCTGATCGAGGCGAATGAGGCATTCGCCGCACAGGCGCTGTCGGTGGGCAAGGAACTGGGCTTCGACCCGAACAAGGTCAACGTCAATGGCGGCGCGATCGCGATCGGCCATCCGATCGGCGCGAGCGGCGCGCGCGTGCTGACCACGCTGCTCTATGAGATGCAGCGCCGCGACGCGAAGAAGGGACTCGCGACTCTGTGCATCGGCGGCGGCATGGGAATCGCCATGTGCGTGGAGCGGTGA
- a CDS encoding class I SAM-dependent methyltransferase, protein MRNALSFAAITATALVSAAAIGAPQMGSVSKELKAAVAAPTRTPANTVRDKYRHPAETLAFFGVKPTDTVVELWPGGGWYTEILAPYVLNGGGVYYAASLEKLSGGTKRMMTAKPELYGKIRTAHFPVFDAADVKVPDNSVDVVLTFRNVHNWRMGYQRDDKQDYAAAAFKQIFAMLKPGGTLGIVDHRLPEGADAERERTSGYIKTSTIKTLAAAAGFRLAGESQVNANPKDTADWEKGVWTLPPSYALKDIDRAKYEAIGESDRMTLKFVKPGK, encoded by the coding sequence ATGCGCAACGCCCTGAGTTTCGCCGCCATCACTGCCACCGCCCTTGTCAGCGCTGCCGCGATCGGCGCGCCGCAGATGGGAAGCGTCAGCAAGGAATTGAAGGCGGCGGTCGCCGCGCCCACGCGTACCCCGGCCAACACCGTGCGCGACAAATACCGGCACCCGGCTGAAACGCTCGCCTTTTTCGGCGTGAAGCCGACCGATACGGTCGTCGAGCTGTGGCCCGGCGGCGGCTGGTACACCGAGATCCTCGCGCCCTATGTCCTCAATGGCGGCGGCGTCTATTACGCCGCTTCTCTCGAGAAGCTCTCGGGCGGCACCAAGCGGATGATGACCGCGAAGCCGGAGCTCTACGGCAAGATCAGGACCGCGCATTTTCCGGTGTTCGACGCCGCCGACGTCAAGGTGCCCGACAACAGCGTCGATGTCGTGCTCACCTTCCGCAACGTCCATAACTGGCGCATGGGCTATCAGCGCGACGACAAGCAGGACTATGCCGCCGCGGCATTCAAGCAGATCTTCGCGATGCTCAAGCCCGGCGGCACGCTCGGCATCGTCGATCATCGCCTGCCCGAGGGCGCGGACGCCGAGCGCGAACGCACCAGCGGCTATATCAAGACCTCGACGATCAAGACGCTCGCCGCAGCGGCCGGCTTCCGCCTCGCGGGCGAATCGCAGGTCAACGCCAACCCCAAGGACACGGCCGACTGGGAAAAGGGCGTCTGGACGCTCCCGCCCAGCTACGCGCTCAAGGATATCGACCGCGCCAAGTATGAGGCGATCGGCGAGAGTGACCGGATGACGCTGAAGTTCGTCAAGCCCGGCAAGTGA
- a CDS encoding metal-dependent hydrolase family protein — MKTLAAFTAAMLLAGAAHAQSAQVDRYIHAGKLIDRPGQAPRGASTIAVKGGKIVGVYDGHVTPLGEAPVIDLKDRTVLPGLIDSHVHLSSDRAGQEGLLAGFTESKQMGAYEALWNAQKTLMAGFTTVRNLGDEGATLALRDAIARGWVSGPRIVDAGMGISTTSGHGDHRLGIVEELHEAVGAANLCDGADECRKATRLQIGRGADVIKIATTGGVNSRIGAGLGKQMFDEEARAIVETARLYGRKVAAHAHGADGIAVALRAGVDSIEHGTLIDDESIALFKKTGAYYVPTLSTVNGYLERIAKDPNAYPPEVRAKIDWRIGITGKALEKAVPAGVKVAFGTDAGVSKHGRNADEFELLVKHGMTPMQAIQAATVNAADLLGLAKEVGSIEPGKSADIIAVSGDPLSDVKVLKSVGFVMRAGVVHKGQ; from the coding sequence ATGAAGACGTTGGCTGCTTTCACTGCGGCGATGCTGCTCGCGGGTGCCGCGCATGCGCAAAGCGCACAAGTGGACCGGTACATCCACGCCGGCAAGCTGATCGACCGGCCCGGGCAGGCCCCGCGCGGCGCGAGCACGATCGCTGTGAAGGGCGGCAAAATCGTCGGCGTCTATGACGGGCATGTCACGCCGCTGGGCGAAGCGCCGGTGATCGATCTCAAGGACCGGACAGTACTGCCCGGGCTGATCGACAGCCATGTTCATCTAAGTTCCGACCGCGCCGGGCAGGAAGGACTGCTGGCCGGGTTTACCGAGAGCAAGCAGATGGGCGCCTATGAAGCGCTGTGGAACGCGCAGAAGACGCTGATGGCGGGCTTCACCACGGTGCGGAACCTGGGCGATGAGGGCGCGACGCTGGCGCTGCGCGACGCGATCGCACGCGGCTGGGTGAGCGGTCCACGGATCGTTGATGCCGGCATGGGCATCTCCACCACCTCGGGACATGGCGATCACCGGCTCGGCATCGTCGAGGAACTGCACGAAGCGGTTGGCGCGGCAAATTTGTGCGACGGCGCGGACGAGTGCCGCAAGGCGACGCGCCTGCAGATCGGCCGCGGCGCCGACGTGATCAAGATCGCTACCACTGGCGGGGTCAACAGCCGGATCGGCGCGGGTCTCGGCAAACAGATGTTCGACGAGGAAGCGAGGGCGATCGTCGAGACGGCGCGTCTCTACGGTCGCAAGGTTGCGGCGCACGCGCATGGCGCGGACGGGATCGCGGTGGCGCTGCGCGCCGGGGTGGATTCGATCGAGCACGGCACCCTGATCGACGATGAAAGCATCGCGCTGTTCAAGAAGACCGGCGCATATTACGTGCCGACGCTGTCGACCGTGAACGGCTATCTTGAGCGGATCGCGAAGGACCCCAATGCCTATCCGCCGGAGGTGCGCGCCAAGATTGACTGGCGCATCGGCATCACCGGCAAGGCGCTGGAAAAGGCAGTACCGGCGGGGGTGAAGGTCGCGTTCGGCACCGATGCCGGCGTATCGAAGCATGGCCGCAACGCCGACGAGTTCGAACTGCTGGTCAAGCACGGCATGACGCCGATGCAGGCGATCCAGGCCGCGACGGTCAATGCTGCCGATCTGCTCGGCCTGGCCAAGGAAGTCGGCAGCATCGAGCCGGGCAAGAGCGCCGACATCATCGCTGTGAGCGGCGATCCGCTGAGCGACGTGAAGGTGCTGAAATCAGTCGGCTTCGTGATGCGCGCCGGGGTGGTACACAAGGGCCAATGA
- the phaR gene encoding polyhydroxyalkanoate synthesis repressor PhaR → MKKTANTDGPVIIKKYANRRLYNTETSSYITLDHLAAMTREGRDFKVVDAKTEEDITHNVLTQIIMEEEARGQTLLPVNFLRQLIALYGDSMQAVVPGYLEASMDSFRRNQAQFKSAVEGAFANSPFAEIAKRNMAMFEAAAEAFKPGAPGATAPAPERSKDDEIAALKAQLASLQDKIDKLG, encoded by the coding sequence ATGAAAAAAACGGCGAACACCGACGGCCCGGTCATCATCAAGAAGTATGCGAACCGGCGCCTCTACAATACCGAAACATCGTCCTACATCACCCTCGATCATCTCGCTGCGATGACGCGCGAGGGCCGCGACTTCAAGGTCGTCGATGCCAAGACCGAGGAAGACATCACCCACAATGTCCTGACGCAGATCATCATGGAAGAGGAAGCGCGCGGCCAGACGCTGCTGCCGGTGAACTTCCTGCGCCAGCTGATCGCGCTCTATGGCGATTCGATGCAGGCGGTTGTGCCGGGCTACCTTGAGGCGTCGATGGACAGCTTCCGCCGCAACCAGGCGCAGTTCAAGTCGGCGGTCGAGGGGGCGTTCGCCAATTCGCCGTTCGCCGAGATCGCCAAGCGCAACATGGCGATGTTCGAGGCTGCGGCCGAAGCGTTCAAGCCGGGCGCACCCGGCGCCACCGCTCCCGCACCGGAGAGGAGCAAGGACGACGAGATCGCGGCGTTGAAGGCGCAGCTCGCCTCGCTTCAAGACAAGATCGACAAGCTCGGCTGA
- a CDS encoding alpha/beta fold hydrolase codes for MPLFLGLLRSETAASPERRAAALAGLAAYQAARRPRPRSSMPVVARAGRAVLRDYGGSGAPVVFVPSLINPPLILDMPYRRSLLRWLSRHGARPLLIDWGTPSPQDRAQDVAQHVEAMLIPLLRSIGEPAALVGYCLGGTMAMAAAAVAPVRGLALIAAPWRFSGFGAEAIARIETLWDGARETCDRLGLVPMEVLQTGFWQLDPARTIIKYERFGRLDPDSAAAKSFVAMEDWANAGAPLTFAAGRQIFDDLFTADLPGSGRWRVAGATAAPASLPCPTVEFVSLTDRIVPHTSAAGFTDRRELRLGHVGMMVGSSAKDALWRPLAEWLAALR; via the coding sequence TTGCCTCTCTTTCTGGGACTGCTGCGCAGCGAAACCGCAGCATCACCCGAACGCCGCGCCGCCGCGCTCGCCGGGCTCGCCGCCTATCAGGCCGCACGCCGCCCCCGTCCCCGCAGCTCGATGCCCGTGGTGGCGCGCGCCGGACGCGCGGTGCTGCGCGACTATGGCGGAAGCGGCGCGCCCGTGGTGTTCGTCCCCTCGCTGATCAACCCGCCGCTGATCCTCGACATGCCGTATCGCCGCTCGCTGCTGCGCTGGCTGTCCCGCCATGGCGCCCGCCCCCTGCTTATCGACTGGGGAACCCCATCGCCGCAGGATCGCGCGCAGGATGTGGCGCAGCATGTCGAAGCGATGTTGATTCCGCTGCTCCGCAGCATCGGCGAACCCGCCGCGCTCGTCGGTTATTGCCTGGGCGGGACGATGGCGATGGCGGCTGCCGCCGTGGCGCCGGTCCGCGGACTGGCGCTGATCGCCGCGCCCTGGCGATTTTCCGGCTTCGGCGCAGAAGCGATCGCGCGAATCGAGACGCTGTGGGACGGTGCGCGTGAAACCTGCGATCGGCTCGGCCTCGTCCCGATGGAAGTTCTTCAGACGGGTTTCTGGCAGCTCGACCCCGCGCGCACCATCATCAAGTACGAACGCTTCGGCCGTCTCGATCCCGATAGCGCCGCAGCGAAATCCTTCGTCGCGATGGAAGACTGGGCGAATGCCGGCGCGCCGCTCACCTTCGCCGCCGGCCGACAGATCTTCGACGACCTGTTCACCGCAGACCTGCCTGGAAGCGGCCGCTGGCGCGTTGCGGGCGCGACGGCCGCGCCGGCGTCCCTGCCCTGCCCCACCGTCGAGTTCGTGTCGCTTACCGACCGTATCGTCCCTCACACCAGCGCTGCAGGCTTCACCGACCGGCGCGAACTGCGGCTGGGCCATGTCGGGATGATGGTCGGCTCTTCGGCGAAGGATGCGCTGTGGCGCCCATTGGCGGAGTGGCTCGCGGCGCTTAGATAG